TGCCGGATTGCTGCTCGATCAAGTTCTCTTCGCCGGTCGCCGAAATGTCGAGGAGCACCATGCGCCCGCTCACGCGCTGCTCCAGGTTGATGTACTCCTCCAACTCCATGTTGGGCCAGAAGTTGACAAGTTGGATGCGGTCGTTGGGCGAGCCAATGCGGTCGATGCGGCCGAAGCGTTGGATGATCCGCACCGGGTTCCAGTGGATGTCGTAGTTGATGAGCCAGTCGCAGTCCTGGAGGTTCTGGCCCTCGGAAATGCAGTCCGTTCCGATGAGCAGGTCGATCTCGCCTTCGCTTGAGTATTCCTCGGGTCGCTCCTTAGAGCGGGGAGCGAAGGCGGACAGGATCGAAGCGAGGTCCTTCCGCAGACCCTCGCGGGTCGTCTGGTTGCTACCCGTGCCCGTGACCAGGGCGGTGTCGATGCCGAGGGTCTTCTTGGCCCAGGGAGCGAGCCGGTCGTAGAGATAGCGGGCCGTGTCGGCAAAGGCGGTGAAGACGATCACCTTCCGGTTGCCGGGGTTGATGGGGTTGCGGCACTTGCTTTCGATCATCTCGCGTAGCGCGTCGAGCTTCGCGTCCCGCGCGGCGTCAACCTGTCGGGCGGCGGCGTGGAGATTCGCCAGCCGGTTTCGGTCCTCGATCAGGTCCTGCTTCCAGCGGATGAGGTCCACGTCCTTGAGGAGGACCTTGACCTTGCGGCCGACGAGTAAGCTCTCGAAGGCGGGGTCTTCGATGTCCACGTCCTCGATGTCGATCTCCTCCATGTCCTCGGCGTGGTTCTCGATCCGGGCCAGCGTCGCCTCCACGTCGCGGAGCTGCCGCTCGACAGTCAGGGCGAAGGACGGCACGGCGCTTTCCATGCGCTTGAGCACGTTGACGCGCAGGAGGTGGATCAAACTTTCTTCGCGGTCCACTTGGCGGAAGAAGCCCGTCCCGCCCTTGACCTCGGTGCTGTACTTCTTGTCGTAGGCTTCCTGCTTGTGCGGCAGCACGTACCGAAGGGGCGCATAGGCCGACAGGTTCAGCTTGCGGATTTCGAGGTTGATGTCGGCGATGGGCGGGAACTCGCCCGCGAGGTCCACGTCTGCCTTGATGTTGATCGGTTTCAGCCGGTCGGGAAAGCGCCCGGTCTCGGCGATCCCGTAGTATTTCTCGATATGCTTGCGGGATCGCGCGATGGTCAAGAGGTCCAGGAGCGTGAAGTAATCGAAGCCCAGCATCTCGATCAAGCGCGAAGGCGTGCGCTCGCTGTCGAGGAGGTCGAGCCAGCGGTTGAACTGTTTCTGCGCAAGGCGCGTGGTGCTGTCGATGCTTCCGATGCCGTGGTCGAGCAGGGCCGTGTCGTCGCCCTCGGTGGCGAAGGCGATTTGGTTGCGCAGGTCGGCCATGCGGTTGTTGACCGGCGTCGCGGAAAGCATGAGGACGCGAGTCTTCACGCCCTCCTTGATGATCTTACGCATGAGGCGGTCGTAGCGGGTCTCCCCGCCCTGGCGCGGCGTCCGCTTGTTGCGGAAGTTGTGCGATTCGTCGATGACGACGAGGTCGTAGTTCCCCCAGTTCACGTGCGCGAGGTCGATGTCGCCCGAGAGCCCGCCGTCGCGCGAAAGGTCGGTGTGGTTGAGCACGTCGTAATTGAAGCGGTCCGGGGCCAGGAAGTTGCGTCGGTCGTTGGCCTTGTAGAGCGTCCAGTTGTCCCGCAGGCGCTTCGGGCAAAGCACGAGGACGCGGTCGTTGCGCAGCTCGTGGTATTTGATGATCGCCAGCGCCTCGAAGGTTTTTCCGAGGCCGACGCTGTCGGCGATGATGCAGCCGCCGAACCGGTTGAGTTTGTCGATGGCCCCGACGACGCCGTCGCGCTGGAACTTGAAGAGCTTCTTCCAGACCACCGTATTGCGGATGCCGGTCGCGGACTTGACCACG
The Candidatus Nitrospira nitrificans DNA segment above includes these coding regions:
- a CDS encoding helicase-related protein, coding for MRLVRNTGTDRVIDMIRPGIGRGYRLDVLTPALSLFAFAEINREARELEGCRLVLPPNGSDVAILGTAADRPARNRLQSRWLAKRLLQWIENKVEVRRALGPIPQSAFVIRNSDGRPVQALLGSLAFSTDGLGLTPGNPMNLIQASETPEEASLLSQWFDAQWSALAADPASKTALIDSLKELAGNRDPLLVYALILNHIFRDRGDELDEERVVKSATGIRNTVVWKKLFKFQRDGVVGAIDKLNRFGGCIIADSVGLGKTFEALAIIKYHELRNDRVLVLCPKRLRDNWTLYKANDRRNFLAPDRFNYDVLNHTDLSRDGGLSGDIDLAHVNWGNYDLVVIDESHNFRNKRTPRQGGETRYDRLMRKIIKEGVKTRVLMLSATPVNNRMADLRNQIAFATEGDDTALLDHGIGSIDSTTRLAQKQFNRWLDLLDSERTPSRLIEMLGFDYFTLLDLLTIARSRKHIEKYYGIAETGRFPDRLKPINIKADVDLAGEFPPIADINLEIRKLNLSAYAPLRYVLPHKQEAYDKKYSTEVKGGTGFFRQVDREESLIHLLRVNVLKRMESAVPSFALTVERQLRDVEATLARIENHAEDMEEIDIEDVDIEDPAFESLLVGRKVKVLLKDVDLIRWKQDLIEDRNRLANLHAAARQVDAARDAKLDALREMIESKCRNPINPGNRKVIVFTAFADTARYLYDRLAPWAKKTLGIDTALVTGTGSNQTTREGLRKDLASILSAFAPRSKERPEEYSSEGEIDLLIGTDCISEGQNLQDCDWLINYDIHWNPVRIIQRFGRIDRIGSPNDRIQLVNFWPNMELEEYINLEQRVSGRMVLLDISATGEENLIEQQSGNQMNDLEYRRKQLLKLQDAVIDLEDLSTGVSIADLTLTDFRIDLAEYLKAHPGILENLPTGTCAVTTTTEAEVPPGIIFCLRAEGDAAKRTTEAGYPLAPHYLVHVGEDGTVLLPYTQAKQVLDRVKRVCLGRDIPDAEACARLDKTTKQGEEMRKAQELLSAAVASVVGKNEERAMASLFKPGGTHALKGEFAGTNDFEVLAYLVILPEAAE